GGCCCGGCGCGTCAAAGCGGGAGCTCAGCCGAACCAAAGCCTCATCGACGGAATCACCGTGCTGCAGGCGCTTGCGACATCGACCGAGCCCGTTGGCTGCCGAGAATTGGCGCGTCGGGTCGATTTGGAAACCACGCGGGTCAACCGACTCCTCAAGACACTGACCTATCTCGGCATTGCCCGGCAAACCAGCGACCGCAAATACCGTCCCGGATCGGGGATGACGGTGCTTGCGGCCCAAAGCTTGTTTGCTTCAGGCCTGCTTCGCCGCGCCTTGCCGGCGCTCGAGCAATTGCGCCGCTTCGGGCACACCGTTGCGATGGGCGTCCTGTGGCGCGACAATGTCAGCTATCTTTTCCATGCGCCGCCGAACATGCCCGAGACCGACGCGCTGGGGCGCATCGGCCTCTATCCCGCAACACGCGGCGGGATCGGCATGGCCTTGCTCGCAGCGCTGGACGATCTCGAGGTGGAGGAAACCTATGCTGGCCACGACATTCCCGGGTATGCGTCATTGGCCGACCTGCTCGACGCGCTCGAGGAAATCCGTACTGCGGGCTATGCCCGGCTTCGCGTGAAGGACGAACTCGAACAGCATACCGTGGCGATCACGATCGGGACGCCCGTCTATGCTGCGATCGGGCTTTCGGGATGGATACCGACCGCGGCAA
Above is a genomic segment from Sphingomonas sp. HMP6 containing:
- a CDS encoding IclR family transcriptional regulator, with protein sequence MAQGLSYKALIATSLRTNSTNFPQPDISNGLVLDSEALMPMILMRLNQQQGDYGMRETARRVKAGAQPNQSLIDGITVLQALATSTEPVGCRELARRVDLETTRVNRLLKTLTYLGIARQTSDRKYRPGSGMTVLAAQSLFASGLLRRALPALEQLRRFGHTVAMGVLWRDNVSYLFHAPPNMPETDALGRIGLYPATRGGIGMALLAALDDLEVEETYAGHDIPGYASLADLLDALEEIRTAGYARLRVKDELEQHTVAITIGTPVYAAIGLSGWIPTAAMPDMLQALHDAARQIREAGKDRGPELGLTDPALDYRVAV